tgcaatctgattttccagcattctgttatgtgtttgcatctgttctagccttgctttcatctctcccatctcctcatcatgcttattttggttggcaagaatctgttgtaataaagcttcagtggtggaactttgttcttgctgttttggtggatgattcatatttttctgctgaaaattaggcaatggttgcctattttgctgatatggaactccttgctgctgttgtggttgaaaattctgatttggaacttgactttgctgatttccccatgaaaagttgggatgattcctccaatttggattataggtttgagaataagaattccccatttgcttgtttccataattactaacatatgcagcttgttctccataatctactccacagctggtagttccttctgcataagccacttgttgtgaatttccagctgatgatgttgaactaaccaacatactcaaatctttcatcttcttagccaaaacattagtaagtgcatcaaattttgcattaatcatattgaatggatcaagatcatacatcccagcagcttgccttttttgagttggagctggtcctcttggactactccaaagatgagtattctttgcaattttctccaatagctcataagcttcatcttcatgctttataataaattctcctcctgtttgagcatcaataatccctctgattgcaggagtgacatttgtgtaaaaattctggtttatcatccatttcggaatggcatgatgtgggcataatctctctaattccttccatctcatccatgactcatagagagtttcatcttctcttggtctgaaggctgtcatttgattccttaattcttgagtttttccaggtggaaaatattgtgcaagaaatgcatcagtgagttgctcccaatttgtaatggagttgtgaggtaaagaatcaagccaatccaatgctctatctttcaaagagaatgggaatagctttaatcttgctgcatcatcagacactccaggttatttttgcatgtcacaaatcatagcaaacttcttcagatgtgtgtgtggattttcagaaggatgtcctccaaattgagaattttgaatcatttgaagaactccaaaatccatcttgtagctatttgcatcaattcttggtcttgctatgctctctctcaaatcatcaaaatgaggaaaagcatgatccatcatacttcccctaggcagattagcattaacaacttcttcaccttgggctgcattttcattgttctgatcatttccagcattaacaccaattctcattctttcatcagccatgacttcttcaatttcggtttctctcaaagcttcttttctttttctagtttctttcttgtttgctttacaaaatttctcaatttcaggattgaacaataaggatgtatcacttgtgcttctagctcttctcataaaagattaaaagtacctgaaaaagtacaaacaaacacaaaatgaaaagataacaaaaataaaactataaacaactaaaataatcaagaattcaatcttaaacaaaacaactccccggcaacggcgccaaaaacttgatgcgtccctaccgcaagtgcacgggtcgtacaagtagtatagaaaagatatcgatcccacgaggagttgtgttaatgattgaatttttgatataaaaagttgagtaaattgaaatatttttgaaattaaagtaacgaattgatgggtattgagaatgtgaaatctatGTATGCAAAATTagtaatctattcaacaatgtattaattaaactaaaattgcatcaaattgaaataagcaagttcaagtatggcaatattcaaaatggcaagtaattaaatttgattagaaattaacaatggtaaaaaggagattccggagttcgggatttcatattcgagctattttgggattttaaattggttatccaatcttgtgaaactaatgggtttcaaggagattaattcttaaatcctttgaattccctttcgagtgagacaaagagtgccttaatcaatctaatcctactttcgtggacttagagttaattaagacccattaagttctttaattaatctgtgaatcctcttaatccttagcctatttctaggtctaagttaattaagtccaatttcttgattatctatcacagggtcttctcctttcggtgcttcaaccatggactaagaacatcacttaatgggatcctacactaagcatgtcattaagcacacaagaaatgaataaaactcattaagaccacaaaatatagattacccaatcaaaatccataaaatatctcaaatattacaacccttactccagaatcaaaagtaaactactcactatccataatgcttataagatattatgagtttataaggaaataaagctttaatctaagctaagaaataagaaattaaacactagaaatgtagaaaaatgtaaggaaagaaagaaatctgcaaatcttggttgaaaatggtgtggaaggtgaaagtgactcctcaaattctgcctctcttctcctttccttttctgctcctttttTTGTCTCCcctttaaaatgggaaaatgggactatttatagtattttctgacatggagccctaaaatggtatgttctaggaggaattatctgagggaatcttctgccagctcattaatgaactctatatgggactgcataagtggactgcataagttatgcagtcccttatgcagttttcggctgattctggttcacttatgcgaaactgcatgacttggtgcataggctatgcaaagttccgtgaaggtgcataagggaggcgtgaatgtgcataagctatgcagtctccttatgcacatttcggttggttctggaacagtgatttttctccttatgcagatctgcatagcttatgcggcaagttatgcacaatttggtcaatgcatatttcagcttgaaaacttgtttttgacatctttggctgtagaagtcattcctcaatggcaaaatttctcttcagtccttcaaaaacaccatttttcctacaaaacaaagtaaaaattacaaattaatccaaaattgacaattatgaaaaactaactaaataactaatgaaattagctaaaagtgactaataatcaaataaaatggctatgaaattaaacctaaatgattatgcaaaatgtatgcatcagagGGCGTTACATAAAATGacctataatttattttaatttaaaaaaaaacttaaaaaattcaaaaaaacatTAAAGGTTAAATTCCTGATAATCTATATGACtcgattaattcatattttagtaaAGATAACTTGATTTGAATCTGATAGATAaaagtctaattttttttttccctgtaATGATGAGCAGTGGATTTTATACGACTggagtgatgaagaatgtgtgaAGATATTGAAGCAATGTAAAGAAGCCATTAAAGGAAGAGGAGGGAAGTTAATTATCATAGACATGGTGATAGGAAGCCGCAAAAAAGATGAGGATGCCATGGAAACACAACTCTTCTTTGATATGCTGATGATGGCCTTAGTTACTAGTCAAGAGAGAAATGAAAAAGAATGGGCTAAACTCTTTTTCGATGCTGGTTTTAGCGACTATAAGATAAAACCCATGCTAGGTTTAAGATCCATCATTGAGGTTTATCCTTAATTTAGCTTATAGAGCTTGATTATTTTTGTCTTAGCTTTTATTTGTATTTTGCATCTCTATGATATTTTTGTTTGTGTGGTTAAAATTCATCTCCATGTTATGAGTGAGATGCCTTTGCTTTTTACATTGTTAAATGGAAGCTTTAGTTGTGCAAGGACTGCTTTGGATATCTTGCTAAAGTTGGATATCTTCAATATTGATCTCCCTTACTCTTCCTTGATCTTTTAATTATCACTAAAGCTTTTGTCAATGATATGCAAGGTTCTTAGCAACCTGAACACATCtttaatttggattttgtaaaaaaataaaaaaataaaaatacaatctTATAGGGCTTACAATATATACAAGTATAAATTTTATAAGTTATATATTAATGGTTTGAGTAAACTGAAAAACTCAAACTAAATTATATATTCAAAGTATCCCAGCTAACAAAACCCACACTTCTAAGGACTTGTTTTCCTTTTGATTTGACGTAAGATTGATGCACAAACCAACTCTGTTTCACAAGCCTCCGACAAACAAAGCTAGATCACAAACCACCTTCTGAGCTGGAGAAGCAAGGACCGATGCACAAACTATTAACCCCAGTTGAACCTCCTAAAGAAGTGAAGCCAAGGACCAGGAGACAAGACAATAACCCCTTGGATCCCACACCACCTTCTCATAGTCCCCTGCACCTCCTCaccacaaaactcaaaaattcgcCCACTCCCCATCCACTGCTTCGTAGAGAAGGCTCCGTCGATTTCATTAGCAAAAAGCTAACAACACTGGACGGAACCATGAAAACAAAATGGAGTTTTCAAACAACCAAGTCAATGGGCtaaactattttttttaataaaaatattattttatatgctattaaaaaaagtaatttgaaaaaaaaaactgttttattattttagtgttcttatgatcaaaacttatcaaatttaattttaaattattttttaatactctttaactagtatatttaaaaaaattattttttcaatagtAGTTCCAGTAGTAATGCCAAATAGCCTCTaaaactagaaaagatcattttttgttattttattttaaagatGAGCTTATAAACAAACAAATAGTAAAGGGTAGAGGCCTAGTAAAAAAGAAATCCAAGACTCATAGAAAATGTAACGACTTAACCAGAGGCCATTACTAGAGCTAGGGATGAGGTCAGCTTAAAGCTGTCGGAACCCATAGCAAGCCTAAAAACCTGTTAATCATGAACATAATCCTATAATTCACAATCCAAACATACTCCAAACCCATTACACTTTAAATTTCtcattcatcatcatcatcataaaAATCCATATAGAATTTGAACCTTTCTATACATAAAATACTAAAGTACAATTGGTTCATACATACATTCTCACATAAGGAGTTAGCTTAGATTTAAAACATACATAATTACATTACTTATGCTTAATAACATCATCTATTAAACTTGAACACCAGTAGAGTAATTATTCCTTTACATATTACATGTCAACTAATcatacaatatacatttaaacacCTCACAACTATCCTTGCTGCTCAAGCTCTATAAAACTCTTCTATTCATATACTCCTACACCTTGGGTTAGGGAAAAGAGGTGAGCTGTCATAGGTTCAGTGAGTAAATTAAACACATTAATTATCACATttatttcatacatatgcaatacATCATTCAGATGAGTTTTCACATTATAAACATTTTACATAGGATATACAAGTCACCATTGACTCCCCTAATCCAATATGTCCGCCTCATACAGAAGCTCCTCAGAACTTTTGCTTATAACATGACATGTGTCATGCATCAAGAGGTATTGTAAGGTCTCTTTTTAGATTTTATGGAtccataatatatataatattacatgGTCATAAACATTGGGGGAGTTAATGGGTCATCCATAATCCATCATGCACCATTAAAAATTATCCAATTATGCAATATATTTACATTCTAAATACATAcaccctaaataaatatgacatgatatATGAGGATGATTATAAGTTGAATTTAACAAGTtacatttattaaggttagaattaCTCACCTCTTATAGACTATCAACCACCTATCACGAATAGTAGCTAACCTCGAATCCTTAGTTTCCTGAAACCCTCAAGTTTAATCCTATAACCATCGGAACCTAATGAGTTGTTCGAAACTCTAGAACTCTATACACATATCAAACATCTTATTTTAGGCCCTTAGAAATCATAAAATCATGTTTTCGAACCTTGGAATCAAAGAAGAAATAAAGCTGGCAGAACCAAGTTCGGCTGCCAAAGTCTTAGACTTTGGTTGTCGAACCTTTGATCATTGGGTGCTTATTTTGTGTAGTAGCGATTGTGGCTGCCGAAGCCTTGAACTTTGGCTGTTAAACCTGGAATTTCTCTAGATTTTTCTAAGAAACTATATGCTTCGACTGTCGAAACAATGGTATTTGACGACCGAACCTGGGAATTTTCAGAATTCGCAAGTCGAAAACATCATAATTCTTCTTCCCAAAACCTCTAAAACATATCCCAAAGcttcaaatcacaattcaaacATATAAACACATTCCCAAGGCCTAGAACAACTTGAATCCATGCTGATGTTGGGGTTGAAATCATTGGTTTGATTTTAGGGGTGGAACAAGAACAGTGGCTAAAGCCATAGCTAAAGAATTCCCTCAATTGGAATGCATTGTATTTGATCTCCCACATGTGGTGGCTGGTCTTCCAGGTACTAACAACTTGAAATATGTTGGTGGCAGCATGTTTGAGGCAATTCCACCTGCAGATGCAATTTTATTGAAGGTAACCCCTCTCTCTCTTAGTTTAATCCCCTAACTAATTTCACATTTTTTTACTTGAAATATATTAACGATAAGTCTGTCCTGAATACGATTCCAGTGTCATACCAAAATAATTAAGAATCAATCTATAATTGGTAATACATAGTTGCTTAAGCACCTAATAACAGCTGCATCTTAATTCAAACTTTACTTGTTTAATACAgatgtattatatatataaagtttAACAACTTCTGATTTTGTATTGCTAATGACAAACAGTGGATTATGCACGATTGGAGCCATGAAAACTGTGTTAAGATACTGAAGCAATGTAAAGAAGCAATTAAGGGCAGAGAAGGGGGAAAGTTGATTATTATAGATATGGTGATGGAGACGAAGCAGAAAGAGGATCATGAGTCAAATGAAACAGAACTCTTGTTTGATATACTCATGATGGTCTTGTATAATAGTCAAGAGAGAAACGAGAAAGAATGGGCTCAACTATTTTTTGATGTTGGCTTCGGTAATTATAAGATAATCCCCATGCTAGGTTCAAGATCTATCATTGAAGTTTGTCTTTAATCTCGCAATTGTTCCATGCATGGTATCTATATTCATTTGTTGTCAAAATAATGTATCACCTCTGCAGGGATTGATAGAGAGGtgtttaatttatgcataaatgttGCGTTTAGTTTGGGAAGAATAATATTATCCCATATTATTAATTTGATTGTTTCTATATATTATTATGTTCTTTGCTTAATTTTTtagatcaagtttaaagtatGATCTCTACATTTCAATCGCTTTGTTTACGAAAAAATTTCATTTATCATTGACTCAAGATacaatattttttcataaatgaGTTATCATgcatattttgttttaaatttactATGAACCAAGTCTTgataaaaattttccttatttatatccTTTAAGTAAGTACATCAAGCACATTactatttcttttatatataatgaaaacttcattaaattattaatgacataaaaattagaggaaaaattatgatttaatctctctattttaacaaaactaacttggtctatatattttaaaaattataatatttagtccttgtattttacttttgttaaACTCCTTAGTTCCTCCGTTAATTTTTCTACTAGTGAATAGATTTTAATGTTAgtcaaactaatatttaattcttCTATTTTTGTGAAACTCGTTAATTGGTCTCTATAGTTTGAAAAACACTACTATTTAATTCTTCTATTTTAGTCCTATAGTTTGAAAAAACACAACATCTTGAAAAATATATTCctagatgaaaatgaaaatttttcttCTGGAGATTAAATTTGaatttgtatatatatttttttaattattcaagTGTTTTCATTCAATTCACTAAGAACGCAGTATTTACTCCAACCCAAGCCCAGGGAAAAGAGGATTCAAACCCTAAAATTACAGAGCCTTAGTCTAAATGAGTATAATCCGTTCTCCATCTTCAACAGCAGCCGCTGAAACTCCTCCATCCATAACAGAATTTCATTGGCCTCTAAGAGAGAAACTAGGTAGAGAAACACAACTATACATGGAGATCACACATTAATCTTAAGGGAGAGCATAAGCCCATGCAAGTCAAAGTTCTCCCCTATTTCTAACACTTGCAAGCCCATAGAATCAGAGGAGATTTGCAACAAAATACCAAATAAGAACTGGGACTTGGACCATGCCGGACGAGCCAGGAAAACCTTGGCACACATTCAGGACTTTGTATACTTGTGAAGCCTTGATGAAAATGATGACCTCATCATCACTAATACTTTCGACACTACTAGCCAACAATCTTCTCTGAGAAGCATCACCATCAACAGCAAAGGGGAGCACCAATAATAAGCAAAGCAACTCATAGAAATCCAACAAAAACTCCATCTAAAGAGGGGCACTAGAGCTTCAATACTGGAGGCTGAGAAAAAAATTAGACAAACAAAAaggaaactgaaaaaaaaaaaaacccaacaaAAGCAACTAAAGAAGAGGTGGGTGGGGGAGAAAAGATGATGGCCAAAATGGCTAGATCTTCCCTTAgactgtcacaccccggcttagggggccccagctcaagcccctctagtgagccttcttgccagcgtacccttctagaggccgggcCTGCAACTCAAAtcagtactgtccgctttggtggagttaatcccttggccctgcagagctaggattcgaacccatatcacctcacggttttactcgcctcttaccaattgagctgcaccaaagcggacaatactaactggagaaggatcgagtCGTTACATAGACAACACTTAAAAGAAAGCTTCTTCTTTAGAGAGCGAAAAGAGCAAACAAAAGTTGCAAGAAGTCCATAGGTATAACTTTGCCATTAAGCTCTTCTTTAAATCAtattgaaatcaaaattattaatttagaatAACATTTATATCAAATTGACTTTAACTCGAAAATTGGCCATGATGAGAACTAATTACATTTGGATAGACATAACCTCCCTGATATATgcatttcatgtagtcatttatgttagattttatagttattttattttttttattagttaattttagttaatttcattagttattttatTAGTTCTTCATATTCATTAATTTTGGTTTAATTTGTAAATTTATTCttattttgtaggtaaaatggtgtttttgagggattACAAGTCAATTGCACATTTGAAGAATGAATTTCAAGTCCAAAGATGCCCAAAATGAAGtttaaaaattgataattttGAAGGCTGCCAAAAGTTGCATAAGGAGTTGCATAGCCTATCAAGCCTGCATTCAAAAAATGGAAGAAATGCTAAAATCTGCCGAAAGTTGCATAGCTTCATGCATAGGATATGCATTCGCCTATGTAGTTGACTGAAAAATTTCCTAGACCCACCAAAAGATGCATAGCTTCATGCATAGGCTAAAATCTACCCAACTAGCGATGAATTGATTTATATTTAACTGATGAACCTTGATtatacataccatgcactaaaatctctctgttaaatAATCCCGATTTCAGCTAGGGTCAtgctttatgtcaaaccctaattgcttagaatcatatgtcctcatcttaattccaattcttgattaacaaGACTTTTCAATTAGAAATACTTTTCTgaataagtctatctgtcctggtgATGAACTTtattcatcaagaacaattaagataaacatagaattttatccctatttacttatggCAACGGATTCCATTTTGActaaacacctatctccatatataactagtcagagCTAACACACGCCCGTATATTCATACCTAGTACAAGTatgtaaatgatattaaactcaaatcacctatatacaagataattgtgttatctcaagtcaAGAGATTATATCCACTATTATTATTTagatgataatacattgacaagagtaaactccatgtatatATCATCTAAATGTCACTGATTcaacctacttatcttataagtgcccattatgtttgttatatggcatgagactcaccatttcatcttattaatatctcatactaatTCATAGAAATAAATAGATGTGACAGTCTATGCGGATAAATCAACCCAATGAGGTATCATTGActgtgaaccaaaatttataaCACTTATATTAGATTAttccgtcactcatattcttaacatttTAGAATGGAACATCTAACAAACTGTTAAaggataattttaattaaatttaaacaatttaaattaaaagaaaagatatatgccattaaaaagaaattaatatttataagataCAATTTACAAGTTACGCTCCAGGGTATACCACTAACACAAACATTGAGTTTTtaagttttagtttatttttcatgttttattCCTTCTTCTACTTTGATTTTATTGTAATGAACATGAATTGTGAGTACTTTCTTTAGATTATGAAGTTGGAGATGCAATATTTAAGTttcttttgtggatttgaactgagttagtcccaatttaataaaatttatgaggtttaatccatatCTTGTGTACTTattgacatgcttaatgtagggtCTCATTAAGTTGAATTCTTAATTCTTGGTTGAAGGATCGAAAGGAGAAAACTAAGtcatagataatcaagaaattaaacttaattaacttagatccagAAATAAACTAAGGATTAAAAGGGTTTTATagattgattaaaaattttaatgggtcttggttaattttaaactCCACAAAAGtagaatttaattaatcaatgcaCACTTTATTTCACTCGAAAGAGATCTCAAAAGATTTGAGAACTGATCTCCTTTAAACCTAAAAATTTCATAGATTGGGCTAGCTAGAGAAAATCCCAAATAACTTGAATAGAAACTCTTAATTCCGGAATCTTCTTTTTACAATTGTtgcttattattttattttcattattaattTCTGAATTTCTTTATTTAGTCAATTATTAAATTACTCATTTGTTTGAATTGAATTTTACATTTTTAAACCTTAAACTTTATATTCTCAAAATTCTTTTATCTGTTTCGTTAAATTACAATTTTAGTATAGttcattttatattaaaaattcaattgaaaacatAATTTTTCGTAAGAattatatctttttctatactacttaaaTGACTCGTACACTTGAGGCAGTCCACGTCACTccttagattaaaaaaaaatcaaatatttgaaaattttaaaatacaataattatattataattatcgcaaggtattttgcggtcgcctggacgaaagctcttcactgaagtgggaaagagtcgccactctaattttgagagaaattaaagaaaaccatttgtgaaaataaatttaaaagaaaccacttcgaaaacagagattctaggttcggggtccgcatACGGGCagtgaaggtgttaggcaccccgccttgtccctcaatgaaggtaaacagatttaatgttataca
This sequence is a window from Hevea brasiliensis isolate MT/VB/25A 57/8 chromosome 10, ASM3005281v1, whole genome shotgun sequence. Protein-coding genes within it:
- the LOC110643546 gene encoding probable O-methyltransferase 3, coding for MVIGSRKKDEDAMETQLFFDMLMMALVTSQERNEKEWAKLFFDAGFSDYKIKPMLGLRSIIEIFLRNYMLRLSKQWGGTRTVAKAIAKEFPQLECIVFDLPHVVAGLPGTNNLKYVGGSMFEAIPPADAILLKWIMHDWSHENCVKILKQCKEAIKGREGGKLIIIDMVMETKQKEDHESNETELLFDILMMVLYNSQERNEKEWAQLFFDVGFGNYKIIPMLGSRSIIEVCL